A DNA window from Rhineura floridana isolate rRhiFlo1 chromosome 11, rRhiFlo1.hap2, whole genome shotgun sequence contains the following coding sequences:
- the LOC133367858 gene encoding olfactory receptor 5V1-like codes for MRSTYYENETVILEFMLLGFVNITQGKSFLVILFFTIYIVCFLGNSLIITMAVFNRTFHTPMYFFLGNLSFLDICYISVTVPKMIADLCAESPHISFMGCAAQMYFLVALVGTEGFLLASMALDRYFAICCPLGYTKLMSKNSCLQLAMISWVCGFLNSSLHTTLTFHLSFCQSNGISHFFCDTPPLLSISCSDTSANEAALLTVGVFVGLSPFFFTLVSYIFILHAILNNHRKGQRHKVISTCASHLTVVILFYGSSIFTYVCPTSSYSLEQDQLVGVLYSILTPTLNPIIYSLRNKEMKLAMRTFLPRASFLRS; via the coding sequence ATGAGATCAACCTACTATGAAAATGAAACAGTTATCTTGGAATTTATGCTCCTGGGATTTGTAAATATTACACAAGGAAAGAGCTTCCTTGTCATCCTCTTTTTCACTATATATATTGTCTGCTTCTTAGGAAACTCACTCATAATCACTATGGCTGTGTTCAATCGGACTTTCCACACACCCATGTATTTCTTTCTTGGCAACCTCTCTTTCCTAGACATCTGTTACATCTCTGTGACTGTACCCAAAATGATAGCAGATCTATGTGCTGAATCCCCACACATTTCCTTCATGGGCTGTGCTGCACAGATGTATTTCCTTGTTGCCTTGGTGGGCACTGAGGGATTCCTTCTGGCTTCTATGGCTCTGGACCGCTATTTTGCCATATGCTGTCCATTGGGTTATACCAAACTCATGAGTAAAAATAGCTGCCTCCAGCTAGCTATGATATCCTGGGTTTGTGGCTTCCTCAATTCTTCTCTTCACACAACACTCACATTTCATCTGTCTTTCTGCCAATCTAATGGGATTAGTCATTTTTTCTGTGATACTCCTCCATTGCTGAGTATTTCATGCTCTGACACATCAGCCAATGAAGCTGCCCTTCTCACAGTGGGTGTGTTTGTAGGCCTCAGCCCTTTCTTCTTCACCCTGGTCTCCTACATTTTCATCCTTCATGCCATTTTGAACAACCACCGGAAAGGACAGCGACACAAAGTCATATCCACCTGTGCATCCCACCTTACAGTTGTGATTCTGTTCTATGGGTCTAGCATCTTTACATATGTCTGTCCTACTTCGAGCTATTCCCTGGAACAGGACCAGCTTGTGGGGGTTCTATACAGTATCTTAACCCCAACTCTTAACCCTATCATTTACAGCCTACGGAACAAGGAAATGAAACTGGCTATGAGAACATTTCTCCCAAGAGCATCCTTCCTCAGAAGTTAG